The following is a genomic window from Aricia agestis chromosome 12, ilAriAges1.1, whole genome shotgun sequence.
tttttttattttatgaaataagggggaaaacgagcaaacgggtcacctgatggaaagcaacttccgtcgcccatggacactcgcagcatcagaagagctgcaggtgcgttgccggccttttaagaggcaatagggtaataggggagggtagggttcggaagggaagggaataggagagggtagggaagggaatagggtaatagtcccctaggattgggcctccggtaaactcactcagtcggcgaaacacagcgcaagcgctgttttacgccggttttctgtgagaacgtggtatttctccggtcgagccggctcattcgtgccgaagcatggctctcccacgtcttatCGTCTGTATGCCaacaggctgtatctcaagaaccgctgcaGCCTGACACTTGAAATTGTTGCAAGTTGTTTAGACTTACCCCTATTACATCAATTAGTACTAAActcaaaattaaatatgaaatcGGGAATGCCATATAACGAACTAGATTTTTTGCctctttttgctcgatatcagtaTTAATGATAGGGGACCATACATGCGCATGACGAACTCgctcttggccgatttttaattaatcgtcTAGACTTGGTTCTGTTTAACTGAATGCAGGTCATCGGGATGTTAATAGCGTGATTGCTAGGTTTGGAAGTGGCTAGCCAGTTAATTATGTGGCCGAATACTGGGACGCTAATTAGCTAAAGTATCTACACCATTTTAGTTAATATCTTTTCTGTATGCTTTAGTTTATTGCTTAAATGCTTATGCAGTCCTGGTAGCTTCATTaagccatcccccgagcaaacgaccttgacgcgttgccgagatcgcacaaaaatcccaTATTTAAGGTTCCgtaacccaaagggtaaaaacgggaccctattactgagtctgtctgtctccaggctgtatctcaagaaccgctatagctagacttctgaaattttcacagattgtgtatttctggtgccgctataacaacaaatactgaaaacaaaataaagttcacatttacattttacattacggaatctccgtaggggaagggcCTTAAGTTTATCATGCAGTGTCCTTCAAATCTTTGTTCTTCGTTAAGTATCACTCAATTGATaactgattactgattagtaaAGGGCCTGATGTTTATGATATATTATCAAATACACGtaatgttttacataatattgtataaacgTTACTATGTATTGTAAAACATTCTTCACAGTTCAAAATATGCACATACATagtaataataacataattacaTGATAATATTTCCATAATGAATCATTATGGAAATATTATACGTAGCATCGAATCGTTTGGACTTTAAATTGcgtgttaaaaattaatttccaaGATCTTGAACAAACATGTGAAGGCCCCCTCTCTGCACATGATTCCGAAATAAACATGGAAACCATTAGAAGAATCTGCCCCTCTActtcatttatatttattaacacGCTTTTTTTTAGCTTCACTTGTAACTATATTTAGTATGTAAGTATACAGTAAGAAAATCTTGGAATCTTAATTTGACCCACTTTCGGTCTTCGATTAGGATGATTGCAAACGCTCTGAGTTCTGATGagaatccccgcgttccattagcgttaaaaacgatcaaaatccAGCGTTAAAaagatcaaaacgctcaaaatgcctcctattttgagcgttttgatcgtttttaacgctaaatggaacgcggggaatacATGGCTAAGAAACGTCATTAACTCATTGCAAATCCAATATGACGGCCTCCTCAAGATGGCGGACACGCTATTTGAATGCACCCCCATGATATGGGGAGACCCATATGATTaggggtatcaaatgaaagggtttgCTGTCAGGATTCATACGAAAAAACTTGTCACGTGTCTTAAATCCAACATGGCGGACATCCAAGATGGTTGATTGGCTAAagcgttttttttagttttttttttttattaatttacaaaggTAACAAGATTACAAAACAAACTCGGTGTCTCAAAAACTTGATTGGGATTGTTTGATAATGATTGTAGTGTATTGATGatgtagtgtattgataaaatataaagtcagaCACTTCCACATCTGTGGTGGGGTTGTTGAATGTTGATATATTATTTCTAAAGAGATGGTCGCTCGACATTGTCTTCTTCTATCAGCTACGAGCCCGAGTTAGGTAGTGTTGAGTGATATAACAGTGCTTAATTTACTCTCCCTACAAGATTGTACAAGTTGTACAATGATGATAGCGTGTAGCGTCGTTAAGGGGCGTCGCTAGGCGACCGATCGCCGAGGGCGCCAATGTCAACAAAAAGGTTAAAGGGACGCCTCCCTATTTTTAGCACCCTGGGCGACAAAGAAATTTCGCGAAGGGCgttggtagtgctaaaacctgCACTGATGATGATACTCAAATACTTGACACTATCAACGATACTTATATCACTTCCTCAAGGCCGTGTCGTAATAACAATAAAGACGCAAAATGAATTGGTGACCGGTTTGcaagaaaaaagtttaaataaatggATACTTTATGTGATTGATTTGAAGTTCCGTTAGTATCCGTGGGCCTAATTCTTATAGCTCGAATCTCCGATCGATTTTGCCTAATAGGAACGAGTAAACCTCTGCCCATGtaaaataatactagctatttgaccgatcaCACTGAACatggtcacattttgcaattcctctcaaatcaattcagaaaatgaattggCAAAACTACCAAACTGATGAatcgaatgtcaaattagtacgaattgtgcgaattactagacatgaattgcaagcagagtgactattttgcgattttaataaatgaatcatattataattcccaaaattatgattctccaaagcgaccattttaccCCCGCTGGACTTCTATtggattgacataatattataaagctggcttctcacggcgtatGATaacacaagccgcgccgcgccgagccagctattacgagcgagcacgagccacaggcgagcacgagccaccccttctcacggcgcgttatatcacaagccgcgccacgctgacaaacattcaaagaaaaattaaactttattaacacgataatatatataattttgctctaagtcactacgttaaataagtaaattttaatgaaatgcaactttattcactaggcaactagcATTTCAAtgtatgccgctaattttattatatcaagtttaattcctttattttgataacagatgccgctgcttggcggctacatcgcgctatagctagcacgaagtcTTTTATTACAGGTGCACTCATTCTCggtgttgtagaattatcacgccagagggatttaacttttcgtgttaataaagtttattaacacttatcgtgttaataaagttttattttacttgaatttttatcggcgtggcgcggcttgtgatatcacgcgccgtgagaaggggtggctcgtgctcgcctgtttgctcatgccgcgcctttgaagttaccgactttaatcggatcgggacgcgcctgcacgagccgcgccgcgccaccctTTCACACGGCgtgtggctcgagctggcgcgtgatattaaacgcgcctgctcgagccagcccgagccaccgcttcacacggcgcgtggctcgagcgggcgcggcgcggcttgcgataacTTGCGGCTTGTGAGAAGGCACCATAACTCAACAAAATGACGTAAGTCCGTGAACTGCCTATGAatgaatttcttcgatggtacattggaTTTTCTACTTGTTTGAAATCATGTTGACCTACGTtcattcaaatcaaatcaaaataatttttattcagagtaattattttactaaaatctTTCCGAACGTCgtaactaaggtgcctaccaccggttcgagaactaacccggcgagaagaaccggtgtAAGAATCTCGCACGGGGCTATCTTTTAcgaaaaagatggaaaattacaatttaaaacgttaggtacaacacggtcacattaaaaCCCGACGCCACCGCTGGAATGCAATAATCTCTCATTGAcatgatattatgtttctatTGCAGGTTTTACTGTTGGCCTGACATCGATACCTCAGGGTATTGCGTATGCCATTGTAGCTGGTCTACCGCCACAggtaagaaaatattaaaaaacctaaaaagaactaaaaattatactttcTCCCTCACTGTTTGAGTTTATACTTGTTCGCCCGTACTTTACATAATTAGGATGTTCTGAGATTCCATCAGCTATCTATTCCTACTCTACTAATTCATTTCTAAGAGAACCACTTTAGTTCTTACTGATCTACAGCTTCAttcaataatcggccaagtgcgagtcgactcgcacacgtagggttccgtaccgttatagagcaaaaaaaggacaaaaatggtgttttttgtatgggaattgggagccccctttaaatgtttattttattttaattttatacttatttattaaagtaaaaatataattaaggattttgttaaAGTTTCAAGTGTCTAGcagttgtcattattgattacaagcaaaaaaagtcaaagaatcacgtttcttgtatgggagtcctccttaaatattaactttattattattattattttttttttatgaaataaggtggcaaacgagcaaacgggtcatctgatggaaagcaacttccgtcgcccatggacactcgcagcatcagaagagctgtaggtgcgttgccggccttttaaggggtaataggggagggtagggaagggaataggggagggtacggaacggaataggggagggtacggaaggaaataggggagggtagggaaaggaaaagggtaggggattgggcctccggtaaactcactcactcggcgaaacacagcggaagcgctgtttcacgccggttttctgtgaggacgtggtatttctccggtcgagccggcccattcgtgccgaagcatggctctcccacgtcaaaaattgaaatgtttttagtatttgttgttatagcggcaacagacatacacaatctgtgaaaatttcagaagtctagctatagcagttcttgatatacagcctggagacagatagacagacagacagccccgtttaccctttgggtacggaaccttaaaaataacCAGtctaagccggcccctagacgatcaattgtattatGCAATCACAAtcacacttcaattttattgaacaatttatttgacaattattagattgaaggcgcgcgatgttcagtatcaataatattgcacaatacgtaatATTGCCCAATAAAATTtttcgtctaggggcccgcttgaACGATGTATAAATTACGCAATTTTAATGCCTGTGCTCAAGTTATTTTGGAGTTGTCAACATTTCTAAATGGTTCATTGCGTCTCTCCAGGTAGGTCTATACTCCAGTGTGTTCCCCGGCCTAGTCTACGTGTTTCTGGGCAGCTGTAAGGATGTCACAGTGGGGCCAACGGCGATCCTTGCAGCACTCCTGGCGAAGTACGTGGCTATATCCCCCGATTTCGCCTATCTGGGTTCGTTCCTGACTGGCTGCGTGATTATGTTGTTGGGGATATGTCAGCTAGGTAGGTATTTGTTTCCTTTAGGCACAGTTTATGAAATTTTACTGTAGTTTCTCTATTCAATAGTGGTTGAATGGTCAATATCTTGGTGTAAACTCTAAGCCAAAAGCGCTTAGCGCTCataaatagataaacttctgtGAAAATAACAGAATATACTGGACGTGTTATTCAGTTTAAGCAGTGCTACAGCGATCTCTTAGCGCGCAGCCATAATTGAAAGTCCTAGTGATGAATAACATTTCTTATTCACACCATTAAGGAGCCATGATGtttcctaaataaaaaaatctagaaCTAAAAATGATTATCTTATGTTTCAAACAGATTTCTATAAGGCCTTTGACTCGATTCGTTTCCTTTATTACaacatatttaaagtattacataatatatcttaATTTACCTTGATTTcctgctattatttattattatctgtttTTATGGTTTTGATTGGGTAGAGAAATTGAGTAATGAGCGGATGGCGAACCTATGTAACGTTGTGAGGTTATGTCATATCAGTAATCTATCTCCATGAACGTAGAAAAAAAGGAGTCTTAATATATACAGAACTGTGCTTTCAGCCTCGGCCCATTCACACACATTGTTACGCCTGTCAAATGTTATGGACTAGCGTAATAATGTATGCGTGCGTGTCAGCTGGCCGATTCTGAAGGACACAGTTTTGTGTATGGTGGGACTCCGTCCGCCTTTTTTATACGTCCATGTCTATCGACTAAATTGTCTTGCTCCGtcattaactgccgcactcagagtggaacactcaaccgcctctagtccaccgacgctgcgaactgcgaaatatctgcgaaaccaatgcgaaacaggaatagagcgagatgcaatataacgcattgtcgtgtggcggatgagatagtaaatcggttcgccgctgtttcgcagttcgcagcgtctgtggactagaggcgtaatatacataattaatgcaaaattttgacgtaagccccatacattatctgtcaaagtcttcattaaaAGTCTTCATTGAAAGTtaagcaaaattattataaatgtctctgagtacggcggttagattTAGAtattacttttaactttaatttaatgaacattttgacataaactctaTTCATTCATATATTCTCTAATTGCGACCGCTAGTATTTTTTAATACGGGCAAAAGTCCCACCACACTTTCCCGccaccacgaaaaccctttgatatgatctcagggatgcccgagggacaagctaaatctgtcttgggacccgcaacgaaattaatcaaaaaaaaaaaaccgctaGTATGAATACATACTGATTGTTACATTGATATTGTATGATTTCAGGTTTTCTCTTAGATTTCATATCTAAGCCTGTGATAAGCGGTTTCACGACAGCGGCAGCGCTACAGATATCCGCTTCTCAGCTCAAGTCCCTATTCAGAACAACTGGTGAGACACCATCATTATCATCCAGGTCATTATCACTATCATTAGTACCATCAACATCAGCACTTTTAGCATTATTTCATCTTGTTTCAACCCCAATACTTCAACTTTAAACAGCttaatccatattttatcaTGCTTAATTGTTGTTtcagaatttattttttaacttacttaaataagtaataacttagtAATGTTTATTTGTATAGTGCCTATTGTATTATTACTTACATCAGTTAGTCCTTTGCTTGTCAttatcaaggaaggcttaacattttttaaatttatttcatacatccttcttaaattttttatcaatcGATACAGGCTCCTCTGGCGGTACATTCATATCGGCATTTGTGAGCTTCATCCAGAATATAAAAACTGTCCAACTGTGGGACACTCTACTCGGTTTGTCTTCTATAGCGGCGCTCTATATCATTAAGGTATGTTTCTTATCTTCTATTtattaatactagagatcgcccaatggtcgaaattcgaccttacttgcaacgacattaggactactacctatattttgtaaaaaatattgacttcatcatagtttttttgaatttttgtctctgggactcagctgatctcagactggccgtttaagcattgtctaatagtatctaaaatttaataaaaaaaccttaatccattttcaatttgtcaacttgttgtcaacagacttcaaccataaataaaagagtataattcgtatgtataggcttgtcactcaaaaatctgtcatttttcctagtagtagtgtcgtagtgtgtgtaacgttttatttgttaaaaatatatatgataaaagcatcattttaaaataatattagctcgatgcactccttctccatataaactataactgtgcgaaatttcatgcacctacgtttccccatttttcgtaaaaagggttacaaagtttttctctcacgtattaatatatagattatttcatGGCTCTTTGTCTCTATTAAGGCTAGATCTCAGTCCTTGTTTAAAATTTTTGGCTTTTGTATTTGTAAAACGACCTCGCTGACTTTTCACTAGTTTTTATCAGTgacctttttaaatatttgttactttGTCGTTATGATTTATGTTTTATTCCTTTACCAGCTCCCGTCTCAATAGTCCAATAAGTTTCACGTTATAGATGTGTTTTTTCTTAAACTATATCAACACTTAAACTTTATCTACATATTTTTTGCATTATTCCAGGCTATATCAATCACTCCGTCTCCGAGCGATGGCCCGTGGCGGTCGACGCTGGCTACAGCATGTCTGTATATGGGGCGCGCGCGAAACGCGTTAGTCGTGTTAGCGGGATCAACTCTAGCTTTCCTGTTGTATCGCGAAGGAGAGACGCCTTTTGCGCTTACCggttagtttaattttttcattaatatgctgtttagtattattttttcgtcTCTTTCATCTTTATCGTCAGTAACAGCAGAAGCgtcattatcataatatactcgtctattataactttaattagattaataataatcttcACTTACGCTCATGTTATTGTAAATAAGCCTTTCGCTTTCACTGTTTACCTCTGTGATAATGTCATTATTAGTCTCATtgctgttatattttttatcatcatCACGACTATCATGACGCGTATTTTCTTTCATACAATCTTTACCTGGTATATTTGttatatctataataaataatccaAATACAGTTTTCTATTTTATCATCACAATCATCATCACCACTTTCGCGCATATTTTCTTCTATACATCCTACAATATCACTTATATTCCAGGCACGATCCATAGTGGTCTACCCAACTTCGGTCCTCCCCCGTTCTCCACAGTTGTCGGCAACACAACTCTCAACTTCGGCGACATGCTGGCGACGTACGGGCCGCAGGGACTGGTGCTGCCCCTCGTCGCGATACTAGAGAGCATCGCTATTGCTAAGGCCTTCGGTGAGCATAGTAAAGTTGGACTAAGTAAGTCCTTTTTCACGATGGACCATGTAGCATAATTTGCGCTGACAATTTTGCCAATATTGCTGGTATGGACAGAGTACAATTGACGTCGATTACGAGCGAACGCGAACGAATATGCCTGTCTAGTCCATCATGGGTTAACATAGAGAGCATCGCATGCATGTGGGCATCGCGTTTCATAACGAGGAAGCTAGTTTAATTTACAGTCTTCATTTAATCAAAGATTCAGTGTCGTCGTCCATAatcacaaacatttttttgttctcAAGCGGGCAGCTCAGCGGTGGACTGCACGCAGGAGATGATAGCGGTGGGAGCTTGCAACATGGTGGCGTCGTTCGCGCAGGCCATGCCCGCCACCGGCAGCTTCACGCGCACCGCGCTCAACAACGCCTGTGGTGTCACCAGCCCCGCCGGCAGCTTCTTCAAAGGTAGGCCCGCTCGTGCCGGCGACGCGTGCGACATGGTGACGCGTGCAACATGGCGGCGTCGCCCACGCAGGCCTTGCCCGCTATAGTTTGCTATTGATTTCCTctttattttttgcattttttttaatgaaataagaggacaaacgagcaaacgcgtcacctgatggaaagcaacttccgtcgcccatggacactcgcagcatcagaagagctacaggtgggttgccggcctttaagagggaatagggtaataggggagggtagggaaggaataggagagggtagggaagggaaaaggataggggattgggtctccggtaaactcactcactcggcgaaacaaagcgcaagcgctgtttcacgccggttttctgtgagcccgtggtatttcgccggtcgagccggcccattcgtgccgaagcatggctcttccacggtTGCATAGGTGTATACATCAATGAGCCCAAAGTTTCTGTAACAGATCtttttaaatcttattttttacgataattgttatattttatgtgttcTAAGACGATATTATGTATGacagtaaaaattattactattttaactTCCAGCGAGCGTGGTCCTGCTCGCCGTGACGCTGCTGGCCGAGGCGTTCTACTTCATCCCGCGCGCGTCGCTGGCTGCCGTCATCATGGTGGCGATGGCCTCGCTCATAGACCTGGTGGTCGTGCGCACGCTGTGGAGGCATAGCAGTTGGTTATTCACTTATTATGTTATATactttagtatttagtatacaATGTCTCCCTACACTAGAGTCTGAGCCTTTAATGTTatgtgagaaaaaaaaaagaatcaatttgtcactaaaatatgccatCATATTATGTTCTTGCGTATGAATGAAAGGGACATGCTATGATTTAAAAAGATGTGAAATTTCGTCTATTAGTAGAGCCTTATAATACaagctttaaaatataaacttttagagactgatgtttttttctcctttttgtaaAGTTAGACAATATCCATTGTTCGTTCTTGTTGGAAACAATGAAAATATCGCTTATAAAACAAAGacaaaataatgttatgtataaTATTCATTGTATAACTGGCATAATTGACTGTCAAAATTAACTAGCacctatatttatataaatatacaatattcgcccaaaggttgactggtagacaATGCCACAAGGCATTAGTACACCTTTGTATgagcataaagtttttaaatgaataaaaataatttcagagACGGAGCTGCTAGTATGGATCCTAACAGTGCTAGTCGGTGCCGGTGTGGGACTAGAGTACGGCATTGCGGCCGGCGTCGCGGCGGACGCGGTGCGGATACTAGCCGGCGCCGCGCGGCCGCACATCACAGTCAAACAGTTCAAAGTAATGTAGACTTTATTACTGTTCGTTTAAGATCTAGTAAACACGGcacgttgcgtcagcgttgcgtagacgcagcgctgc
Proteins encoded in this region:
- the LOC121732476 gene encoding sodium-independent sulfate anion transporter-like isoform X2; this encodes MSGVIVGTSPRRGTLRRAASRLCSVESWRRRLPITIWLPQYNVDRLFRDAIAGFTVGLTSIPQGIAYAIVAGLPPQVGLYSSVFPGLVYVFLGSCKDVTVGPTAILAALLAKYVAISPDFAYLGSFLTGCVIMLLGICQLGFLLDFISKPVISGFTTAAALQISASQLKSLFRTTGSSGGTFISAFVSFIQNIKTVQLWDTLLGLSSIAALYIIKAISITPSPSDGPWRSTLATACLYMGRARNALVVLAGSTLAFLLYREGETPFALTGTIHSGLPNFGPPPFSTVVGNTTLNFGDMLATYGPQGLVLPLVAILESIAIAKAFAGSSAVDCTQEMIAVGACNMVASFAQAMPATGSFTRTALNNACGVTSPAGSFFKASVVLLAVTLLAEAFYFIPRASLAAVIMVAMASLIDLVVVRTLWRHSKTELLVWILTVLVGAGVGLEYGIAAGVAADAVRILAGAARPHITVKQFKVGSRECSMVTLEGALRSAGAARLTRAVRRAAERLLVIDGTRLLSADVAVTEDLAQVLKELDAAKRRYVLWNFSPALQRALCELHPAVRRSFVAGPSIDLFILGMDFD
- the LOC121732476 gene encoding sodium-independent sulfate anion transporter-like isoform X1, giving the protein MDVDDPRLPLLGTSPRRGTLRRAASRLCSVESWRRRLPITIWLPQYNVDRLFRDAIAGFTVGLTSIPQGIAYAIVAGLPPQVGLYSSVFPGLVYVFLGSCKDVTVGPTAILAALLAKYVAISPDFAYLGSFLTGCVIMLLGICQLGFLLDFISKPVISGFTTAAALQISASQLKSLFRTTGSSGGTFISAFVSFIQNIKTVQLWDTLLGLSSIAALYIIKAISITPSPSDGPWRSTLATACLYMGRARNALVVLAGSTLAFLLYREGETPFALTGTIHSGLPNFGPPPFSTVVGNTTLNFGDMLATYGPQGLVLPLVAILESIAIAKAFAGSSAVDCTQEMIAVGACNMVASFAQAMPATGSFTRTALNNACGVTSPAGSFFKASVVLLAVTLLAEAFYFIPRASLAAVIMVAMASLIDLVVVRTLWRHSKTELLVWILTVLVGAGVGLEYGIAAGVAADAVRILAGAARPHITVKQFKVGSRECSMVTLEGALRSAGAARLTRAVRRAAERLLVIDGTRLLSADVAVTEDLAQVLKELDAAKRRYVLWNFSPALQRALCELHPAVRRSFVAGPSIDLFILGMDFD